In Sphaeramia orbicularis chromosome 10, fSphaOr1.1, whole genome shotgun sequence, the following proteins share a genomic window:
- the spata4 gene encoding spermatogenesis-associated protein 4, which produces MSYAPSPKNTGLPREVVQWLQNLDLSRYPKNVRRDFSNGYLVAEIFAHYYPKEFLVYSYDKGTSFSAKQENWSQIKQSLQKLNLHLLNEVIHGTIHCKQGAAELLVQEIYTLLTNRSVRSLQSPKPDFTDRQYQEQLPSLARSTASQAIKNNLKITEIMAETDISANQRKTADIVHRHMAFKAAEKALNPGRFTVRNNVGQLATRNLVPSSRANDCDDNPSSGGSTSKSCVSSRSQPSVSYKEIKVCQPVKPCMLNY; this is translated from the exons ATGTCTTACGCACCGTCTCCTAAAAACACAGGATTACCGAGAGAAGTGGTCCAGTGGCTGCAGAACCTCGACTTATCACGTTATCCTAAGAATGTGCGCAG AGATTTTTCCAATGGTTACCTAGTGGCAGAGATATTCGCTCATTATTACCCCAAAGAGTTCCTGGTGTATTCATACGACAAGGGGACATCATTTTCTGCCAAACAGGAAAACTGGAGTCAGATAAAGCAG TCTTTGCAGAAGCTGAATCTGCACTTGTTGAATGAAGTGATTCATGGAACCATCCACTGTAAACAGGGAGCAGCAGAACTGTTGGTGCAGGAGATTTATACACTTTTAACTAACAGAAG CGTTAGAAGTCTTCAGAGCCCAAAGCCAGACTTCACAGACCGACAGTACCAGGAGCAGCTGCCTTCACTGGCTCGCTCCACAGCCTCCCAGGCCATCAAGAACAACCTGAAGATAACAGAGATCATGGCTGAGACTGACATCAGCGCAAACCAGAGGAAGACAGCAGACATCGTCCACAGACACATGGCATTCAAGGCTGCAGAGAAGGCCCTCAACCCTG GACGGTTTACAGTGAGGAACAATGTGGGTCAGTTGGCAACCAGAAACCTTGTGCCTTCTAGTCGGGCTAATGACTGCGATGACAACCCATCATCTGGAGGCAGCACATCAA AATCCTGCGTCTCATCACGGAGTCAACCTTCTGTTTCCTACAAGGAGATTAAGGTGTGCCAGCCTGTTAAACCCTGCATGTTAAATTATTAA